GTTAGAAGAGCTggcgaagaaggagaacgagAAAGATGAAGACATCGTGGCGTTGAAGAACCTGTTCCAATTTATTGGCAAGCGATCTTTAGTTTAGGGCTGTGCTTACAATGTCAACTGGATGGTGGAGCTCGTGACTCTGTGGATTGATGCGGCAAACTGAGGAAGGCCGGCCTGCTGAGAGTTATCAGCCAAGTTAAGCAGGAAGCGTGTAGACAGAGGGACATGCGTACGATGATCGGAATGTCGATGATTAGAGTTGTCGAATGACTCCAAGAAGGATCATGTGCGTGCTGTGCTGAGCTGGTCAGTCAGAGGGTCGGATCGAAAGACATGGTCGACACATACGTGGAAAGGTTAAACTGTCTAGTGACGGTGTTAGCATCAGTGCGAAGAGATGTAATGGATTGGGTGGGATGCGGCTTACCGAAGGTTCTGTTGACTGAGTCATCCGGGCTGGCTGGGCGCGTCAGGAAACGGTGTCTGAAAGCTCGAGCGACATGCGATACCGGTACATACTTGGAAAAGTTAAAGTGTCTGACGATGGTGTCAATGGATGAGCGACAAGACGCGCTGGGTTGAGCGGATTGCGGCTTACCGATACTTTTGCTGAGGTGAGTCACATCCGGGCTGGCTAGAGGCGTCAGGAAACTGATCTGCGACAGCGCATCGCGAAGAGGGGCATGGCGTACCGACTGGAGGCTTCGATAGCAGAGAGAATACAAGCTGATCAAGTTCATAAGATTCTGGGAGGGCAAGGTCAGCTATGGTCAAGACTTGGGCTGAGGGGGGCTGAATGACTTACAATACACGATGATTTTTTAAACACGATGGTGCCCCCCGCATTGAGCGGGAGGGAAAGAGGACCAGTCCATTAAGGATTGGTTAGGTTACGTGCCTAGGTAATGACTTACATCATTATCTAGCCAAGGTTATATCCTGCTGGAGATATTGTAGCTATGAAACGTAGGCAGCGTTTCCTGCAGAGTTGAAGGCAAGGCAGCTAAGCGATGCCGAAAGGGATTGCCTGCCGTGATGCGGCAGGCGGATATGGCAAGGATGCGGCATTGAATTGCATGCGGCAATCCTTGTACTTGTACAAAGCATCGAAGCCTTGTCGAAAGGGATTGGTGCCGTCACCAACTTGTAGGAGATGGTGGTCATGTTACGTGATTGCGTTAACTCCCATCCGGGCGGCGAGGGGGGcagctgaggctgatgaggcGTCGCAAAGCCAGAGGATATGATAGGATTGCTATTACGAATCGGGAGCGGCGATGGGTGTAGTGGGCGAAGGGAACTGAGGCTCAGGCTCTCGAGATGATCCTTTCGTCTTCTCTGACTCTGATGGCAGCGATATTGCATAGGTTTCTGCGCTTCTCCTGGGTATGTGTTGGAATTTCTGCGTTTTCTTTCCCTGTTTTGGTTCTGTGGAGGAGATAGTGTTGGCTACAGGGAAGTCTTTGGTCTGTATGTTTGTTATCTTGTCACTCTTTAAATCGATTTACTGTTACCTGACCTCTATTCCTTGTCCTATTTGCGTGATGTAGCTTTCGAAGTCGCTGCAACTTTTATTGTATCTTGCCTCCTTCACCCCAAGGAGAAACGAACGTCAGACAAAAGAAGAGCAATGTGAAGCCTTTCCATAGCCCCCAGAGAGTTCGAGAACTTCTGGTATTATATCACGGCGCTAAAATGAGCTGGTCTGAAGGAATAGTGAGCCATTCTAAGTTTACCTAAGTGTCTTCTACGTGCCCTTACTCAGATATGTAAAGGTAGGAGATCACCAGAGCGGGGTTAGCCATATGCCTTTTCATATGTGCTTATGTATGTAGAATGTAAGCGAGTCGCACGCCAATTGGATGTGTGGACTACCTCATGCATCAGCAGTGGCCAATCTGTGAGGCCCAAAGGCGGGGAATGTCACACTTGAGCTCGGTGAgaccgaagaagaaggtgatATATGTTTGCTCAAAACACATGAGATACATTTTCTATACCTCGACTAATCCTCGCATGATTATCCCATCGCATAGTTCAGTGGAACTGGTATCACGCCTCGAAATCAACTTGAGTAACGATGCAGAACAGCTCTACCCGAAGGCTACGTGCAGCGCTCTTACGAGGCTTAGGATTATTGGCTACCCCCGCAGTGGCGAGTTGCCTCTGCTCAACAGCACCTCAAGCATGTTCGATTCTGGCTTCAAAATTACCAGCTGAAGCGTTCTTAGCACCAAACTCGACGGAATACCAGACAGTTCAGAACAGTTACTGGAGCGAAACGGCTGGTGATCTAAGCCCTGCTTGCATCACGCGACCCGGAAATACGGAGCAGGTAGCCTCCATCGTGAAGGTACTCTCAGTGTGCGGTAGCGATGTTCAGTTTGCCGTTAAGAGCGGGGGCCATGGATCGTGGCCCGGGTGGTCCAGCACGGGGGATGGAGTTCTCATCTCGTTGGACTTGATTGATGGAGTCCAGAATATAGCTGACAAGGGCCATGCTGTTGTAGGGTCTGGCGCGCGGTGGGTTGATGTGTACGAGGCGCTTGAGCCCCAAGGGGTGACTGTCATTGGGGGCAGATTCGCATCAATTGGAGTTGGGGGGCTGGTCGTTGGAGGAGGTATCAGCTACTTCACTGGGCTGTATGGCATGGCCTGTGATAACGTTCTAAACTATGAAGTTGTTCTTGCGAACGGGACCATCGCCAACGTCAATCAAACATCCAAGCCTGACCTATTCCGCGCACTCAAAGGCGGTGGCAATCAGTTTGGCATTGTAACCCGCTTCAGCCTGAAGACTTATCGACAAACGACGCAGGTTTGGGCCggcatcttgaccttctccaTCGACAAGGCCAGCCAGGTTTTCAACGCCACGCAGGCTTTCATCGCTAATTGTGATCCTCTATCGCACTTGTACCTCAGCATGGGAGGGGGCTCCAACCCTCAACTGGCCTTTATAAATGTCTATGTCTTTTACAATGCCTCTTCACCACCGACCGGCGACGCCAACCCTTTTACCGCCTTCTACGCAGCTGAACCAATTGCAGACACAACCTCCAAACAAAGCTATTCAGCCCTCATAGCATCGAACAATAATGGTAACGTGCCCCAGAAACGTTGGTTGATCGGTGGCCACACATTCCCCAATCTGGTGGCGCCGTACGGCGCTGATCTGTACCTTCAGCAATGGCAGGCCTTTCGAGACATGGCCAACGCAACAGCAGCCGGCGACCAGGATCTACTCTTTTCCATGGCGTTGGTGCCAGTGCCGGCACTTGCGATGCGAGCCGGTGAGAACGTCACAGGCGTGAAGAGCGTGCTTGGCCTTGAACCTGACGCTGGCGATGCCGTCTGGATTGATTACACGCTCGCTTGGCTGGATGTAAAGGACGACAGTAAGATGTTCGACTTTGCCGAGCTCATCAGCAAGGCCGGAGATAAACTGGCAACATCCTTTGCGCCTGGAGAACCCAGCACAAACACCATCCTTGGCTCTGTAACAGCCAAGGAGGCAGACTTTTACCGGACTAATCCACGGTACATGAATTATGCCCTCCTTAACCAGCCTGTCCAGTCTAGTTATGGTAAGAGAAATGAGCAGTTCTTGAAGCGTGTACAGAAGCGATACGACCCGGCTGGGTTATGGAGAAAGAATGGTGGTTTTCTGTGGGACTGATCAATGTTTTGCCTTGTAAAAAGGAAAGATATGTAAGGTTATTGCTGTGGTAAGGAGGTTGAGACGTGTCTAAATGATCCATGCGAAACTTCACCTTTAGCTTGGGCAGAATAAGAGACAGTCAACATTAGTGACGATGTCTCTCTGATACGATTTATTGCGAAGTAGCCTGGCCTTGTGTGCTGGATCAGATGTGTATTCACTGAACTCTAATCTAATACATGAACGACCGTAGTAACCACGACGAACATCCTTTCATCATTGGGAAGCCCTTAGTCCATCGCCGACCCCATAGAGGTAGTGACACGATATCAAGCAACAATACTAGCAATCGCATCAATAACATCCCCCCACCCCTCATTGTCGTCctcattgccattgccatcacTGTCATTATCCTCGtccccatcttcatcccGCTCCACATCCCTCCTAATGACGACCTCTCCACTTGAACATGCTTACAATGTCTCTTAGTCTTCCTCAGACACCTTTCACATAGCGTTTTGTCCCAGCACTTCTTGTAGCACCATATCATCTGACCTTGTGTGAAGTCCTTCCAGCATACCGAGCAGCCACTCAACACCGAGGGCTTGTACTTCGGAATTACTTTACTGGTGATGAGAGGCACTTGGGTTAATTTTGCTGGGTATGAGCAGGCTATGCAGAAGAAGGCGTTTGAACAACGGTATGCTGAGCGTAGTTGGACAAGACCAAATCCACAGGTCGTGCATCGTGTTGCGGTCACAAGCTCGACTCTTACAATCCCTTTTTGAATGGGAGTCTGGAGCCGCGCTTATTGCCTAAGAAGAGGGTTAGATCCATGCGATGGTAGATGCTACATTGTCAAGACACTAGCTGGAATAGTCTGTATCGTACATAAAAGAGGGATTCCTGCTGTGACCAAGCAATGCGATGGGGATGGTAAGACATGCCTCCGAATACAGTAGTTCCTTGGAAGGTTGACCGTGAATCTTAAAAAGAAGTGGTCGGAGAAGCAATACGATATTTTATACATGAAATTACCAAGCGGCCCTTACTGGAGTATTGGGGTGTTGCGAATCGGGAAAACCGGTGACGTTTGATTGGACAAGGGTGGAACTGGCCTAAGGTGTTGAAGCTCCTCAACCACTCAGAGTTTCAGTCAATGAGCCTGGAAATATTCCGCACTGATTCTTCGCATCGGATCATATTGGAGTTGATGGGGTTTGAAGGGGCTTGACTGGATGAACCGTAAGTTCATCAATGCATTTAGCTCTTGATATAAAGCTCAACGGTAAAATCTCACTTTCACCGAATTCCTACCGTCAACCCTTTCAGCATCGATCTTTATcaagtctttcttttctttccttacATCTCCGGTCGCTATTCAATGTATGATGGTTCCTTTGAACCTTTATGCCCTTCTAAAATGGCATAAAAATGATGCTTTTGAAGCGCGAGTACAAAAGCCAGACTGGTGCATAATTCTTAGCGTCCTTAAACAGAACATaaaaagctcatcaagcAAATATGATCTACTAGAATATGAAGCGCTATGTTAACAGCAATATAAGAAGCTTGAATAAATGTCGACCTCGGAAAGTTTGCGACTCTATTAGAAGCTCCAAATTGCCGAGGGTTGCCTCTTATCCATTTACCTAAACGTGGAGTTCGTCGACGGGAATGCAGGGCAATGCAGAGCTGTCGCAGTGCGATGAAGGATTGCAACGCCATTGACAGGGAAATGAGCCAATCgtattatttagctataaataaataacgTtgataatagagttataataCAAGGGCTTATCAAACGTTTACAAGCTGCCAAGACCGTATCCTGGAACTCAATGATGAAACCGGCCAAGAACTTTCCTATTGGCTGAGCAAGCTATTGTCAATGCGCTCAGCATCAGAGGATCAATGCGCAactcaaacatcaacaagcgGAACTTCAGTATCCGGAGTGAGATAAAGATTCTATTCTTTCTGTCTATCATAGCAGCAGTACTTTCAGAGTCCCAGTATATCATCATAATCATTATGTACCGCTCGCAGTTGTTGATCCATGCACATCAATATATTCGTAAATTTTAAAACCATCCCAATGTTCGTTCCGTAATGAATGAGAGTCCGacgaacatcaacaccattctTTCCCCAGTATAGTACAAGTAAAAAAAGAGCCGTTATGAGGATAACATATCCTGAGTCGCGTCTTTTCCGTCGCGTGGTTTCATGTCTATTGTTTTCAAACACTTGTGAAGTCTAAGCGAAAGCACCGACAACAGACATTCCAAAGGCTTGGCAGAGTTAGCGAGAGCACGGACGATGAGATGGGGGAGAGACTTACCGCCGAGGCCGATCCAGCAGAGAGCGGCgatcttgtccttcttcttcatgaggTGCTGGGCTTCCTCGGAAAGGAAGTCCTCAACCAGTAGGTTGACCAGAGCAGCGTAAATGAGAAGACCAGAAGAGCTGGGAATTGTTAGAGACGATTGAGAGGAGTGGTATGAGGGAAACTTACATGGAGTTAAAGACTCCAACCAAGATTAAACCGAGTGCACTCTCGGGGTCGTAAGAGTTTCGGCTAGCGATTCCGATGGCCTGGCCGATAGGTGCAGTAGAACCGAAAGCTagaacaagaagccaagGTCGGAAGCTTCCGCGGGGATAAGGCACAGCAGCGATACGAGCTCCGAGACCGAGACCCTCAAACATCTGATGGAACATGATAGCAGTGAGAAGGACAACGAGGCCGTCGGTTGTCATGGCGATTGTCATTCCAACGAAGACAGAGTGGAAGAGGATACCTCCCTCGAGCAAGGTGATGTTCATCGACATGCGCTTGTAGGTAGCCTGATCAATTGTCTGGCCCTCCTCGTCGAAGAAGGACTGGCTGACTTCGGGACTGGGCTTGTCATCGATGACGGCCTGGTTGGAGTACTGAGTTTGCTTGATCATGTCCATCATCTCAGAGCGCTGTCGAATGTATTGCTCGTAGAAGACGACGAACCAAGCAGGCATGGAAGAGTTGCTGTCCTGCTCGTAAGAATAGGCATGGGgcttgttctccttctcgtACAGCTCACGAGCCATAGCCTTTTCGTAGTCAACATCGTCGTAGTCGTCAGAACCGTTGGAGTCGTTGCGGGTGTGAGTATGGTTGAAGTTGGCGGTCTCGGGAAATGGGCGCTGAGGTCGAGTAGGAGGAGGCTGGACGACGGTGACTGTAGTGCCGGTTGGGCCGCCGTGAGAGTGGCCGCCTGTCTTTGCGTTGAGGTAGAGCTCGAccatgaagaggaggaacatGGCGGCCATCATGATGACGCCGGGCATGGCGGGGTAGATTTCGGTGAAGAGGTCGGGGAGACAAGGATCAGTGAGACTGCCGAATGCTGTAGGGAGCAACTGTAGATGATTGTTAGGTGGGTTTCTACCAGTTACTCGTGGGTACTAACATGAACGAAAGCAGTAGCAATCAAAACTCCAGTACCGAAATGCTTGCAAGCAAAGAAGATCTTGGGAGGCATCTTGAGCCACTTTATCCTCTTTGCAGCGACGGGGAAACCAGCACCTGAGAACCATTAGCAATTGACATCTAATATCAGGAATTAATTGACCTACCGAAAGCAGAAACAGCAAATACAGCGACTGTTGAACTGTTAGATTGCCAAGCAAACACTTCGCTTATCATGGTGGAGTAGTCCACGACAAGCTTTCAGCGCGTGGAGCACTTACAAAGACCTCCGACATGCAAGCCAAGAGGATAATCCTCACCCGTCCCGGCTCCACCACATTGAGGCTTTGCAGAATCCATATTGAATAGAGAGTGGAAGAAAGAATCGTTTCGTAAGGATCGTATCAAGTTGTattaccaagaagaagagaaaccaGTTCCCGTTCGAATCGAAATAAAAACAAGACTAGAAACAAACCAAGGAAGAATAGAAACAAAATTCCaaggaaagagagaagaactGAATCAACACAAGGAAACGTACAAAGGAAATGTATGTCGCCCAGGTACCAGCCTAGAACAGAGAGTGCAGGATaacgaaagaaagaaaaccccAGCTTGGCGGGATCTTGAGTTCATCTTATAGTCTTCTTGGCGAcgttataataaactattttaagttgATAAGATACAAGTTGAGGCGACTTTTGATGCGAAACGAGCATCGTGTCACGGCACAGTTTCAAGCGTCACTGTTTCACTCAGCTACgggactttttttttctacCCTCAGTTGCTCCCCCCATGTCTGGGCGGGAATACCATGTAGCCGAGACCGTTTTGGTATGGCGTGGCGTCGCGGAGATCTGCGGCTACAGTTAAGCATGTTACGGGAGCAGGGCAGATCTGGTGTCGCAGGTTGAAAATTCTACGACGTCGTATTGCAAATATACCCACCGCAGGGGGCGGAACGTGTAGTTTCCGGCGGTCCCCTTATT
This genomic stretch from Fusarium fujikuroi IMI 58289 draft genome, chromosome FFUJ_chr09 harbors:
- a CDS encoding related to 6-hydroxy-d-nicotine oxidase — translated: MQNSSTRRLRAALLRGLGLLATPAVASCLCSTAPQACSILASKLPAEAFLAPNSTEYQTVQNSYWSETAGDLSPACITRPGNTEQVASIVKVLSVCGSDVQFAVKSGGHGSWPGWSSTGDGVLISLDLIDGVQNIADKGHAVVGSGARWVDVYEALEPQGVTVIGGRFASIGVGGLVVGGGISYFTGLYGMACDNVLNYEVVLANGTIANVNQTSKPDLFRALKGGGNQFGIVTRFSLKTYRQTTQVWAGILTFSIDKASQVFNATQAFIANCDPLSHLYLSMGGGSNPQLAFINVYVFYNASSPPTGDANPFTAFYAAEPIADTTSKQSYSALIASNNNGNVPQKRWLIGGHTFPNLVAPYGADLYLQQWQAFRDMANATAAGDQDLLFSMALVPVPALAMRAGENVTGVKSVLGLEPDAGDAVWIDYTLAWLDVKDDSKMFDFAELISKAGDKLATSFAPGEPSTNTILGSVTAKEADFYRTNPRYMNYALLNQPVQSSYGKRNEQFLKRVQKRYDPAGLWRKNGGFLWD
- a CDS encoding related to low affininty zinc transporter, whose translation is MDSAKPQCGGAGTGEDYPLGLHVGGLFAVFAVSAFGAGFPVAAKRIKWLKMPPKIFFACKHFGTGVLIATAFVHLLPTAFGSLTDPCLPDLFTEIYPAMPGVIMMAAMFLLFMVELYLNAKTGGHSHGGPTGTTVTVVQPPPTRPQRPFPETANFNHTHTRNDSNGSDDYDDVDYEKAMARELYEKENKPHAYSYEQDSNSSMPAWFVVFYEQYIRQRSEMMDMIKQTQYSNQAVIDDKPSPEVSQSFFDEEGQTIDQATYKRMSMNITLLEGGILFHSVFVGMTIAMTTDGLVVLLTAIMFHQMFEGLGLGARIAAVPYPRGSFRPWLLVLAFGSTAPIGQAIGIASRNSYDPESALGLILVGVFNSISSGLLIYAALVNLLVEDFLSEEAQHLMKKKDKIAALCWIGLGAFGMSVVGAFA